The following coding sequences lie in one Flavobacterium sediminis genomic window:
- a CDS encoding glyceraldehyde-3-phosphate dehydrogenase — MNNNALYEKELAFQADRRKACVEFIRIISDLWYDKSIELVLFRNQLIDRNVSDIINLHEYAGEFVQKPINVFDSVEIARAIESLDLPPSKIDIGKLTYEYHLEDDKYNDAKAFVIDKLKDAKDYSEIKPKDVVLYGFGRIGRLLAREMMSKIGKGQQLRLRAIVTRDKTDAVLLEKRASLLRHDSVHGDFEGSVHADVENNALTINGTTVHIITANTPEDIDYTQYGIDDALVIDNTGAFTTEEALKRHLTSKGVDKVLLTAPGKGVPNIVYGVNHLEYNPDEVKIYSAASCTTNAITPVLAALEDTLGVVRGHLETIHAYTNDQNLVDNMHKKYRRGRAAALNMVITETGAGSAVAKALPSLTGKLTSNAIRVPVPNGSLVVLNLEVEKATTKEDLNNIMRKYALEGSLVEQIKFSLNNELVSSDIVGTSAPSIFDSNATIVAPDGKNVVMYVWYDNEYGYSHQVIRLAKYVSKVRRYTYY, encoded by the coding sequence ATGAACAATAACGCTTTATACGAAAAAGAGCTGGCTTTTCAGGCAGACAGAAGAAAAGCTTGTGTAGAATTTATCAGAATAATAAGCGATTTATGGTATGACAAATCAATTGAATTGGTACTCTTCAGAAACCAATTAATTGACCGTAACGTAAGCGATATTATTAACTTGCATGAATATGCAGGTGAATTTGTTCAAAAACCGATCAATGTTTTTGACTCTGTGGAAATTGCCCGTGCAATTGAAAGCCTTGACTTACCGCCTTCAAAAATTGACATTGGTAAATTGACTTATGAATATCATTTAGAAGATGATAAATACAACGATGCCAAAGCTTTTGTCATTGATAAATTAAAAGACGCTAAAGATTACTCTGAGATCAAACCAAAAGATGTGGTTCTTTATGGTTTCGGGCGTATCGGACGTTTACTGGCTCGTGAAATGATGAGTAAAATCGGCAAAGGTCAACAATTGCGTTTAAGGGCTATTGTTACCCGAGATAAAACCGATGCTGTTTTATTAGAGAAAAGGGCTTCTTTATTACGTCATGATTCCGTTCACGGTGATTTTGAAGGTTCTGTTCATGCCGATGTTGAAAACAATGCTTTAACAATCAATGGCACAACCGTTCATATTATTACGGCTAATACTCCGGAAGACATTGATTATACACAATATGGTATAGACGATGCTTTAGTAATTGATAACACCGGTGCTTTTACAACAGAAGAAGCTTTGAAACGCCATTTAACATCAAAAGGTGTGGACAAAGTTTTACTAACTGCTCCCGGCAAAGGAGTTCCTAACATTGTTTATGGTGTAAACCATTTGGAATACAATCCGGACGAGGTTAAAATTTATTCCGCAGCTTCTTGTACCACTAACGCTATTACTCCGGTTTTAGCTGCTTTAGAAGATACTTTAGGTGTTGTGAGAGGTCACTTAGAAACTATCCATGCTTATACGAACGACCAGAACTTGGTTGACAATATGCACAAAAAATACCGTCGCGGTAGAGCTGCTGCTTTAAATATGGTAATTACCGAGACCGGTGCCGGAAGTGCTGTTGCAAAGGCATTGCCTAGCTTAACCGGTAAATTGACTTCTAATGCTATCAGAGTACCTGTTCCGAACGGTTCGCTGGTTGTGTTAAATTTAGAAGTAGAAAAGGCTACTACTAAAGAAGATCTGAATAATATTATGAGAAAATATGCTCTGGAAGGAAGTCTGGTTGAGCAAATTAAATTTTCACTCAATAACGAATTGGTATCGTCAGATATCGTAGGGACTTCGGCTCCTTCAATTTTTGACAGTAATGCTACAATTGTTGCCCCTGACGGTAAGAATGTAGTGATGTATGTTTGGTACGATAACGAATACGGATACAGCCATCAGGTAATTCGTTTGGCCAAATATGTCTCTAAAGTTAGAAGATATACTTACTATTAA
- a CDS encoding DUF4397 domain-containing protein yields the protein MKRIILKSMTLFFLGLTLVSCDNNDDVYYYYIENPDVAHGILVNASPNSGDLYFHADENQINSGAINYGTAVGYFNFSLGERLFSLLNTSGDTLASTEFVVEDHQVFGLFAVNTFNQIELFVDVEENVNPNSSHAAVRFINLSPDSQPITVSVSSGNVVTELGFKEVSGFIEFEDGEYDFTFSDTATGITLFSDTSMNLYGNRIYTVYAKGFVSPPSGSNDTFSTEYYWHY from the coding sequence ATGAAAAGAATTATTTTGAAAAGTATGACTTTATTTTTTCTGGGGTTAACGTTAGTCTCTTGTGACAACAATGATGATGTATACTATTATTATATTGAAAACCCTGATGTGGCTCACGGTATTTTGGTAAATGCAAGTCCGAATAGCGGTGATCTCTATTTTCATGCTGATGAGAATCAGATCAATTCAGGGGCGATAAATTACGGAACGGCAGTGGGGTATTTTAATTTTTCTTTAGGAGAACGATTATTTTCATTGTTAAATACGTCCGGCGATACCTTAGCTTCAACAGAATTTGTAGTAGAGGATCATCAGGTCTTTGGTCTCTTTGCAGTTAATACATTTAATCAGATCGAGTTATTTGTCGATGTAGAAGAGAATGTTAATCCCAACTCGTCGCATGCGGCAGTTCGTTTTATTAATTTATCTCCGGATAGCCAGCCAATCACAGTTTCTGTAAGTTCGGGTAATGTAGTAACTGAACTGGGTTTTAAAGAAGTTTCGGGTTTTATAGAATTTGAAGACGGAGAATACGATTTTACATTTTCAGATACTGCAACAGGGATCACACTGTTTTCCGATACATCGATGAATTTATACGGAAACCGTATCTATACAGTTTATGCAAAAGGTTTTGTATCGCCTCCTTCCGGGAGCAACGATACTTTTTCAACGGAGTATTATTGGCACTATTAA
- the dapF gene encoding diaminopimelate epimerase, producing the protein MKLTFYKYQGTGNDFVMVDNRQDIFPKNDTKLVAQLCDRRFGIGADGLILLENHSEYNFKMVYYNSDGNESTMCGNGGRCLVAFAKQLGIVSDKAEFEAIDGYHFASVSADDIVSLQMIDVDTVKITDEYTFLNTGSPHHIEFVSNVRDVDVKKEGAEIRYSDRYGKAGSNINFVSPLANGKFAVRTYERGVEDETLSCGTGVTAVAIALYSNKKTVANIVKLQVEGGDLSVSFKEENGKFHDVFLIGPAKFVFKGEIEI; encoded by the coding sequence ATGAAACTTACATTTTATAAATACCAAGGAACGGGAAATGATTTTGTAATGGTAGATAACCGACAAGATATATTCCCCAAAAATGATACCAAACTGGTAGCGCAGTTATGTGACAGGAGGTTTGGAATAGGTGCAGACGGATTGATCTTGTTAGAGAACCATTCGGAATACAACTTCAAGATGGTTTATTATAATTCTGACGGAAATGAGAGTACCATGTGCGGTAATGGCGGTCGTTGTTTGGTGGCATTTGCAAAACAATTAGGAATTGTATCGGATAAAGCGGAATTTGAGGCAATTGACGGTTATCATTTTGCTTCTGTAAGTGCAGATGATATTGTGTCTCTCCAAATGATTGATGTAGATACAGTGAAAATAACGGATGAATATACTTTTTTGAATACGGGTTCTCCTCACCATATAGAGTTTGTCAGTAATGTTAGAGATGTCGATGTAAAAAAAGAAGGGGCTGAGATTCGCTATTCAGATAGATACGGGAAAGCCGGAAGTAATATCAATTTTGTTTCACCTTTAGCGAATGGAAAATTTGCTGTACGGACTTATGAAAGAGGAGTAGAAGATGAAACCTTGTCTTGTGGTACCGGGGTAACAGCAGTTGCCATTGCGCTGTATTCTAATAAAAAAACAGTTGCAAACATAGTGAAACTACAAGTTGAAGGCGGGGATCTGTCAGTAAGTTTTAAAGAAGAGAACGGCAAATTCCATGATGTCTTTTTAATAGGTCCGGCTAAGTTTGTTTTTAAAGGAGAAATTGAGATCTGA
- a CDS encoding bifunctional aconitate hydratase 2/2-methylisocitrate dehydratase, whose translation MDSDIQKNVYNDYIKEIEERKTQGLHPKPIDGAELLSEIIAQIKDSNSPNREDSLKFFIYNTLPGTTPAAGVKAKFLKEIILNESVVSEITPAFAFELLSHMKGGPSIEVLLDLALGNDAAIAKEAANVLKTQVFLYEADTNRLKEAYEAGNEIAKEILESYAKAEFFTKLPEVPEEIKVVTYVAGEGDISTDLLSPGNQAHSRSDRELHGKCMITPEAQEEIKALQAQHPDKSVMLIAEKGTMGVGSSRMSGVNNVALWTGKQASPYVPFVNIAPIVGGTNGISPIFLTTVDVTGGIGLDLKNWVKKVDENGNVVRNENDEPILEEMYSVATGTVLTINTKKKKLYNGDQELIDIAKALTPQKMEFIKAGGSYAIVFGKKLQTFAAKTLGVEAPVVYAPSKEISNEGQGLTAVEKIFNRNAVGTTPGKVLHAGSDVRVEVNIVGSQDTTGLMTAQELESMAATTISPIVDGAYQSGCHTASVWDRKAQTNIPKLMKFMNDFGLITARDPKGVYHSMTDVIHKVLNDITIDEWAIIIGGDSHTRMSKGVAFGADSGTVALALATGEASMPIPESVKVTFKGDMKSYMDFRDVVHATQAQMLHQFGGENVFQGRVIEVHIGTLTADQAFTFTDWTAEMKAKASICISEDATLIESLEIAKGRIQIMIDKGMDNAKQVLKGLIEKADKRIAEIKTGTKPALTPDANAKYYAEVVVDLDQIAEPMIADPDVNNADVSKRYTHDTIRPLSYYGGEKKVDLGFVGSCMVHKGDMKILAQMLKNIEAQQGKVEFKAPLVVAPPTYNIVDELKAEGDWEVLQKYSGFEFDDNAPKSTARTEYENMLYLERPGCNLCMGNQEKAAKGDTVMATSTRLFQGRVVEDSTEKKGESLLSSTPVVVLSTILGRTPTIEEYTTAVSGINLTKFAPSHRQLVM comes from the coding sequence ATGGATTCTGATATTCAAAAGAATGTTTACAACGATTACATCAAAGAGATTGAAGAACGTAAGACACAAGGTCTTCATCCAAAGCCTATTGATGGTGCAGAATTACTAAGTGAAATTATTGCACAAATAAAGGATTCAAACAGCCCAAATCGCGAAGATTCGCTTAAATTTTTTATCTATAATACATTACCGGGAACTACTCCGGCAGCTGGTGTTAAAGCTAAATTCTTAAAAGAGATCATCCTTAACGAATCAGTTGTAAGTGAAATTACACCTGCTTTTGCTTTTGAGTTATTGTCACACATGAAAGGTGGTCCTTCTATCGAAGTATTACTGGATTTAGCTTTAGGCAATGATGCAGCTATAGCAAAAGAAGCGGCAAATGTACTTAAAACACAAGTGTTCCTTTATGAGGCCGACACTAATCGTTTAAAAGAAGCTTACGAAGCGGGTAATGAAATCGCTAAAGAAATTTTAGAAAGTTACGCTAAAGCAGAATTTTTCACAAAACTACCTGAAGTACCGGAAGAAATTAAAGTGGTAACCTATGTTGCCGGTGAAGGAGATATCTCAACAGATTTACTTTCTCCGGGTAACCAGGCGCACTCGCGTTCTGACCGTGAACTACACGGGAAATGTATGATTACACCTGAAGCTCAAGAGGAGATCAAAGCTTTACAGGCGCAACATCCGGATAAATCGGTGATGTTAATTGCTGAAAAGGGAACAATGGGAGTTGGTTCTTCTCGTATGTCGGGTGTTAACAATGTAGCACTTTGGACAGGAAAACAAGCAAGTCCTTATGTTCCGTTCGTAAATATCGCTCCGATTGTGGGAGGTACAAACGGGATTTCTCCGATTTTCTTAACTACAGTAGATGTAACCGGTGGTATTGGTCTTGACCTTAAAAACTGGGTGAAAAAAGTAGATGAAAACGGAAATGTGGTTCGTAATGAAAACGACGAGCCGATTTTAGAAGAAATGTACTCTGTTGCTACAGGAACAGTTCTTACGATCAATACTAAAAAGAAAAAATTATACAACGGCGATCAAGAGTTGATTGATATCGCTAAGGCACTTACTCCGCAAAAAATGGAATTCATCAAAGCGGGAGGATCTTATGCTATTGTATTCGGTAAAAAATTACAAACATTTGCTGCAAAAACTTTAGGCGTTGAAGCTCCGGTTGTGTATGCCCCTTCAAAAGAAATCTCTAATGAAGGACAAGGTCTTACAGCGGTTGAAAAAATCTTCAACAGAAATGCTGTCGGAACGACTCCGGGAAAAGTGTTACACGCCGGATCAGATGTTCGTGTAGAAGTGAATATTGTAGGGTCTCAAGATACTACAGGTTTAATGACTGCTCAAGAGTTAGAATCTATGGCAGCTACAACTATTTCTCCTATTGTAGACGGAGCTTACCAATCTGGTTGTCACACAGCTTCCGTTTGGGATAGAAAAGCACAAACCAATATTCCGAAATTGATGAAATTCATGAACGATTTCGGTTTAATTACAGCTCGTGACCCTAAAGGGGTATACCATTCAATGACTGACGTTATTCACAAAGTGTTGAATGATATTACTATTGACGAATGGGCGATTATCATCGGTGGTGACTCTCATACCCGTATGTCAAAAGGTGTTGCTTTCGGTGCCGATTCAGGAACTGTTGCACTTGCTTTAGCGACGGGTGAAGCTTCAATGCCGATTCCGGAATCTGTAAAAGTGACTTTCAAAGGGGATATGAAATCGTATATGGATTTCCGTGATGTAGTTCACGCTACTCAAGCGCAAATGCTACACCAATTCGGAGGTGAAAATGTATTCCAGGGAAGAGTAATTGAAGTTCACATCGGAACACTGACTGCTGACCAAGCGTTTACATTTACTGATTGGACTGCTGAAATGAAAGCGAAAGCCTCTATCTGTATTTCTGAAGATGCTACTTTGATCGAATCATTAGAAATTGCTAAAGGTAGAATCCAGATCATGATCGATAAAGGTATGGATAATGCTAAGCAAGTATTAAAAGGGTTAATTGAAAAAGCAGATAAAAGAATTGCTGAAATTAAAACAGGAACTAAACCTGCTTTAACTCCGGATGCAAATGCTAAATATTATGCTGAAGTAGTAGTTGATTTAGATCAAATTGCCGAACCAATGATTGCAGATCCGGATGTAAACAATGCAGATGTTTCAAAACGATATACTCACGATACTATCAGACCTTTATCGTATTACGGAGGAGAGAAAAAAGTAGATTTAGGATTTGTCGGTTCTTGTATGGTTCACAAAGGAGACATGAAGATTTTAGCTCAAATGCTTAAAAATATTGAAGCGCAACAAGGGAAAGTTGAATTCAAGGCGCCTCTTGTTGTTGCACCGCCAACCTATAACATCGTTGATGAATTAAAAGCTGAAGGAGATTGGGAAGTATTGCAAAAATATTCAGGCTTTGAATTTGATGACAACGCACCAAAATCGACAGCACGTACTGAATACGAAAATATGTTGTATTTAGAGCGCCCGGGTTGTAACCTTTGTATGGGTAACCAGGAAAAAGCAGCTAAAGGAGATACGGTAATGGCGACGTCTACACGTTTATTCCAAGGGAGAGTTGTAGAAGATTCTACTGAGAAAAAAGGAGAATCATTACTGTCTTCCACACCGGTTGTGGTATTATCGACAATCCTTGGTAGAACACCTACAATTGAGGAATACACAACGGCTGTGAGCGGTATTAATTTAACTAAATTCGCACCTTCGCACAGACAATTAGTTATGTAA
- a CDS encoding acyltransferase family protein — MNLEKQVKQRIFGLDVVRALAIALVVFSHLYYLTDNQSSLLLSLSGLAGYLGVEIFFVLSGFLIGTILLKQFLKDQFSIRDVLYFLKRRWYRTLPNYYLVLGIVLLIAFFSGFQLSWKVWRYFFFLQNFEQYSITIFVESWSLSVEEWTYFLVPVMLFFVAFLVKSTKKVLFITTVFVLIVLFHFFRYIHFLNDKTTDLNVWGTAIKSVVIYRVDAILYGFVVAWVNYFYTKKLKRLRVYFLIVALHLLFFQYVVMNVLGFNLIKTPLYYQVFYFSLTSITIAMLLPFFVFWEKEEGFIARGTTFVSKISYSIYLLHYSVVLYLLKDLFMQLTYEIPSVLKIIVYLFSTLLLSYFLYRFYEKPMMDLRNDKY, encoded by the coding sequence ATGAATTTAGAAAAGCAAGTAAAGCAAAGAATTTTCGGATTAGATGTGGTAAGAGCCTTAGCAATAGCTCTTGTGGTTTTTTCGCATTTATATTATTTAACGGATAATCAAAGCTCTTTACTACTTTCTTTAAGCGGATTAGCAGGATACCTAGGGGTAGAGATTTTTTTTGTATTAAGCGGATTTTTGATCGGGACAATCCTCTTGAAACAATTTTTAAAGGATCAGTTCTCGATCAGAGATGTTTTATATTTTTTAAAAAGGCGATGGTATCGTACATTACCTAATTATTATTTGGTTTTAGGAATAGTGTTGTTAATTGCTTTTTTTTCAGGATTTCAATTGAGCTGGAAAGTTTGGCGTTATTTTTTCTTTCTACAGAATTTTGAGCAATATTCTATTACGATTTTTGTGGAATCATGGAGTTTGTCAGTGGAAGAATGGACCTATTTTTTAGTACCTGTGATGCTTTTTTTTGTAGCGTTTTTGGTAAAGAGTACTAAAAAAGTACTCTTCATAACAACGGTTTTTGTATTGATCGTTTTGTTTCATTTCTTTCGCTATATCCATTTTCTGAATGATAAGACGACCGACTTGAATGTTTGGGGAACAGCAATAAAATCAGTAGTTATCTATCGTGTTGATGCTATTTTATATGGGTTTGTAGTTGCTTGGGTTAACTATTTTTACACAAAAAAACTTAAACGATTACGGGTTTATTTTTTGATCGTAGCGCTGCATTTATTGTTTTTTCAGTATGTTGTTATGAATGTTTTAGGATTTAACCTGATTAAGACACCTTTGTATTATCAGGTGTTCTATTTTTCGTTGACATCGATAACGATTGCTATGCTACTGCCTTTTTTTGTGTTTTGGGAAAAAGAAGAAGGATTCATTGCTCGCGGAACAACATTTGTCAGTAAGATATCGTATAGCATTTACTTATTGCATTATTCCGTTGTTTTATACTTATTGAAAGATTTGTTCATGCAGCTTACGTATGAGATCCCTTCAGTTTTAAAAATAATTGTTTACCTGTTTAGTACACTTTTACTTTCGTACTTTTTATACCGTTTTTATGAAAAACCAATGATGGATTTGAGAAATGATAAATATTAA
- a CDS encoding Do family serine endopeptidase, whose translation MKKIGSLFIVSLLSGIITLGAYKLFLEPKSNSSLTTVSPNYSKNVSLGAENVDFTTAADMAVHSVVHVKNVSVRKVYNPIMEFFYGSKGSVQQQEQIGTGSGVVISEDGYIATNNHVVQDATDLEVTLNNNKTYKAKLVGTDSKMDIALLKIDADEKLPYMVFGDSDAIKVGEWVLAVGNPYNLTSTVTAGIVSAKARDLSNEGLQSFIQTDAAVNPGNSGGALVNTNGELIGINTMISSPTGSYAGYSFAVPSNITRKIIEDLMQFGNVQRGVLGVQGSELNSAVAEHFGINETQGFYINEITKKSGAEKAGLKEGDVIVKLDTKKINGFSDLSSYINTKRPNDVVNVTIIRDEKEKTIPVTLTKKELITYEAKGIEFEDISSNDKKEYGINYGVKIKKITNEDLIDYANELEGSIILSVDNVKAKDVETVTKLLSGKDKQRSRYEILTKNGKIVRIIF comes from the coding sequence ATGAAAAAAATAGGAAGTCTTTTTATTGTTTCCCTTTTAAGTGGAATTATTACTCTTGGTGCTTATAAATTATTTTTAGAGCCGAAATCAAATTCTTCATTAACTACTGTTAGCCCGAATTATTCCAAAAATGTTAGTCTCGGAGCTGAAAATGTAGATTTTACGACAGCTGCCGATATGGCCGTACACAGTGTTGTACACGTTAAGAACGTAAGTGTTCGAAAAGTTTACAATCCCATTATGGAATTTTTCTACGGTTCCAAAGGAAGTGTCCAACAACAAGAGCAAATAGGAACCGGTTCCGGAGTAGTTATTTCTGAAGACGGGTATATAGCAACTAATAATCACGTGGTTCAGGATGCAACGGATCTGGAGGTTACTCTTAACAATAATAAGACATACAAAGCTAAACTGGTAGGCACTGATTCTAAAATGGATATTGCCCTTTTGAAAATTGATGCCGATGAAAAATTACCTTATATGGTGTTTGGTGATTCTGATGCTATTAAAGTAGGCGAATGGGTTTTAGCTGTCGGTAATCCCTACAACCTAACCTCTACCGTTACAGCAGGAATCGTTTCTGCTAAAGCAAGAGATCTGAGCAACGAGGGTTTACAGTCATTTATTCAGACCGATGCTGCCGTTAATCCCGGAAACAGCGGAGGTGCTTTAGTTAATACTAACGGAGAACTAATCGGGATCAACACCATGATATCTTCTCCTACCGGAAGTTATGCCGGATACTCGTTTGCAGTCCCTTCAAATATTACCCGTAAAATCATTGAAGATTTAATGCAGTTCGGTAATGTACAAAGAGGTGTTTTAGGAGTTCAGGGATCTGAATTAAACAGTGCCGTTGCCGAACATTTTGGCATTAATGAAACGCAAGGTTTCTATATCAACGAAATAACTAAAAAATCCGGTGCTGAGAAAGCAGGTTTAAAAGAAGGTGATGTAATTGTAAAACTAGATACTAAAAAAATCAACGGTTTTTCTGATCTTTCTTCCTACATTAATACCAAACGACCTAATGATGTTGTTAATGTTACCATCATCAGAGACGAAAAAGAGAAAACAATTCCTGTTACACTGACTAAAAAAGAATTAATCACTTACGAAGCTAAAGGAATTGAGTTTGAAGATATCAGTTCAAACGACAAAAAAGAATACGGTATCAATTATGGTGTTAAGATTAAAAAGATCACCAATGAAGATCTCATTGATTATGCAAATGAATTAGAAGGAAGCATTATTCTGAGTGTGGATAACGTAAAAGCTAAAGATGTTGAAACCGTCACCAAACTTTTAAGTGGGAAAGACAAACAACGTTCCCGATATGAAATACTCACAAAAAACGGAAAGATTGTTCGAATTATCTTTTAA
- a CDS encoding aconitate hydratase, whose amino-acid sequence MAFDIEMIEKVYAGMAERVDKARELVGRPLTLSEKILYSHLWEGMPNQAYTRGKDYVDFAPDRVACQDATAQMALLQFMHAGKNKVAVPTTVHCDHLIQAKVGAATDLKVARTQSSEVFDFLSSVSNKYGIGFWKPGSGIIHQIVLENYAFPGGMMIGTDSHTVNAGGLGMLAIGVGGADAVDVMSGMSWELKFPKLIGVKLTGKLNGWTAPKDVILKVADILTVKGGTGAIVEYFGEGAQSMSCTGKGTICNMGAEIGATTSTFGYDDSMRRYLAATGRQDVVDAADKVASYLTADAEVYANPEQYFDQLIEINLSELEPHINGPFTPDRGTPVSKMKEEAEKNGWPLKVEWGLIGSCTNSSYEDMTRAVSIVEQAVEHHITPKAEFGINPGSEQIRFTIERDGIIETFEKLGTKVFTNACGPCIGQWDREGADKEEKNTIVHSFNRNFSKRADGNPNTHAFVTSPEMVAALAISGRLDFNPITDTLLNDNGEEIKLNPPKGIELPTKGFEVDDPGFQAPAADGSSVQVVVSPTSDRLQLLEPFPAWDGKNITGAKLLIKAFGKCTTDHISMAGPWLRYRGHLDNISNNMLIGAVNAFNQETNKVKNELTGAYDAVPAVARAYKAAGVPTIVVGDHNYGEGSSREHAAMEPRHLGVKAVLVKSFARIHETNLKKQGMLALTFANEADYDKVQEDDTINFLDLTDFAPGKPLTLEFVHADGSKDVISANHSYNEGQIEWFKAGSALNLIAAGK is encoded by the coding sequence ATGGCTTTTGATATTGAAATGATTGAAAAAGTGTACGCTGGTATGGCTGAGCGTGTTGATAAAGCACGCGAATTGGTCGGGCGTCCGCTAACATTATCTGAAAAGATTTTATATTCTCACTTGTGGGAAGGTATGCCTAATCAGGCTTATACAAGAGGAAAAGATTATGTTGACTTTGCTCCGGATAGAGTAGCTTGTCAAGATGCAACTGCACAAATGGCTTTATTGCAATTCATGCATGCCGGAAAAAATAAAGTAGCCGTTCCTACTACAGTTCACTGTGACCACTTAATTCAGGCAAAAGTTGGAGCAGCAACGGATTTAAAAGTAGCTAGAACACAATCCAGTGAAGTTTTTGATTTCTTATCTTCAGTTTCTAATAAATACGGAATCGGTTTCTGGAAACCGGGTTCAGGTATCATCCACCAGATTGTATTGGAGAACTATGCATTTCCGGGAGGTATGATGATCGGTACCGATTCACATACAGTTAATGCCGGAGGTTTAGGTATGCTGGCTATTGGTGTAGGTGGAGCTGATGCGGTTGACGTAATGTCAGGAATGTCTTGGGAATTGAAATTTCCTAAATTGATCGGTGTAAAGTTAACAGGTAAATTAAACGGTTGGACAGCACCTAAAGACGTAATCTTAAAAGTCGCCGATATCTTAACAGTAAAAGGAGGAACGGGAGCGATCGTAGAATATTTCGGAGAAGGTGCACAATCGATGTCATGTACCGGTAAAGGTACTATCTGTAACATGGGAGCCGAGATCGGAGCGACTACTTCAACTTTCGGTTACGATGATTCAATGAGAAGATATTTAGCGGCTACAGGTCGTCAAGATGTAGTAGATGCTGCTGATAAGGTAGCTTCTTATTTAACGGCTGATGCGGAAGTATATGCTAATCCAGAACAATATTTTGACCAGTTGATCGAAATTAATTTGTCAGAATTGGAACCGCATATCAACGGACCTTTTACTCCGGACAGAGGTACACCGGTTTCTAAAATGAAAGAAGAAGCTGAGAAAAACGGATGGCCATTGAAAGTAGAATGGGGATTGATCGGTTCTTGTACAAACTCTTCTTATGAGGATATGACAAGAGCAGTGTCAATCGTAGAACAAGCGGTTGAGCACCATATTACACCGAAAGCGGAATTTGGTATCAACCCGGGATCAGAACAAATTCGTTTTACTATTGAAAGAGATGGTATTATTGAAACTTTTGAAAAATTAGGAACCAAAGTATTTACCAATGCTTGCGGACCTTGTATCGGGCAATGGGATAGAGAAGGAGCTGATAAAGAAGAGAAAAATACCATTGTTCACTCATTCAACCGTAACTTCTCGAAAAGAGCTGACGGTAACCCGAATACTCATGCCTTTGTGACCTCTCCGGAAATGGTTGCTGCTTTAGCAATTTCTGGACGTTTGGACTTTAACCCGATCACAGATACTTTGTTGAATGATAATGGAGAAGAAATCAAATTAAATCCTCCGAAAGGAATTGAGTTGCCAACAAAAGGTTTTGAGGTGGATGATCCGGGATTCCAAGCTCCGGCAGCCGATGGATCTTCAGTACAAGTTGTTGTTTCTCCTACATCTGATCGTTTGCAGTTATTAGAGCCTTTCCCGGCTTGGGATGGTAAAAACATCACAGGAGCTAAATTGTTGATCAAAGCTTTCGGTAAATGTACAACCGACCACATCTCTATGGCAGGTCCATGGTTACGTTACAGAGGACACTTAGATAATATTTCAAACAATATGTTGATTGGTGCAGTAAATGCATTTAATCAGGAAACGAATAAAGTTAAAAACGAGCTAACCGGAGCTTATGATGCAGTTCCGGCGGTAGCGAGAGCTTACAAAGCGGCCGGAGTTCCTACAATCGTTGTGGGAGATCATAATTATGGGGAAGGATCTTCACGTGAGCACGCTGCGATGGAACCTCGTCATTTAGGTGTTAAAGCGGTATTAGTAAAATCTTTTGCTCGTATCCATGAAACGAACCTGAAAAAACAAGGAATGTTAGCTTTAACATTTGCAAATGAAGCCGATTATGATAAAGTACAGGAAGATGATACAATCAACTTCTTAGACTTAACAGATTTTGCACCAGGTAAACCATTAACTTTAGAATTTGTGCATGCAGATGGTTCTAAAGATGTGATTTCGGCTAATCATTCTTATAATGAAGGTCAGATCGAATGGTTTAAAGCAGGTTCTGCCTTAAATTTAATTGCCGCAGGTAAATAA